The nucleotide window GGCCGGGATCCAGGCATACTTCTCCTTACGAACAGCCACTAATGCAGCAGTGAAAAGCAGCAATGCGATCGATGACAACTCAATTATTGTGGTGTACTCATACATAAATCATCACCATCATTATTATGAGGAGGATAATAGTCATCACGACTAGGATCGCCTTAACATAGTTCCTGATCAATCCATCCTGCATTCCACGAATGGTTGCGGATGTTGCCTTGAATAGCCGCGGTATCGCGTTATTGAATAGCCAATCAAAGCCCCTGCTGAACAACATGGCGAACGCCGTCAATGCGCTTCCAAAGCCGGCCAGCACCACATCCATAAACGCCTGTATATAGTACCTCCTCTCAAACACCGGCGACACGAGCGCAAAGGACGCTGAACGCGGCTTATAAGTAACAACTAGGAACGTGATAGTTATGGCGAGTGATATTAGGAACACAACCGGATCAAAGCCAGCGCCCAGTATTACATTAGGCACCGCCATCATTAATATAGGCACTGCTACAAGGAGCGCCGCGGTGGCTATTGCAGTATAGGTACCGGCCATTATTGATCCACCATGACCCTCAACCTCGCCGGGATCATCCCCCTTAATGAAGTTAAGCGACATGAATCTGGCGAGGAACACCACATAAATGAAGCTAGTCAATAGTAGGAGCGCATATGCTCCCCAACCAACCACATTGCCGACATCTGTCATTAATTCATCCATGGCAGAGTGAACCCAGTAAGCCGCAAANGGCGGTATGCCGCCGAGAGCTAGCGCCGCGGCCAGCGTCGAGTAGAAGCCGGCCGGCAGCTTCTCCGCAAGCCTCCAATTACCTAAGTTAAACCTGGTATGAGTCTCATGAATCAAGTGACCGCTGACCAGGAAGAGCGTTGCCTTGGACAAGGCATGAATTATCAGGTAGGAGAAACCCACCAATACCCCAACCGGCAACATGTAGCCAAGCGCATCCACGCTATATGGAATGAATTTAGATGCCGCCGTTAAAGCCATCATGAGGCCAAGGCTACTCATTGTGGATCCAGCCAATATGACCTTCCTCNCGTTAACTGATGTGGCGAACATCGCGCCAAGTATGGCCGTTACTAGCCCCAAGTAAAGCACTGATAGGTACACTAGGTTTATCCCGATGAAGTTGACGCCAACCAAGTAAATAGTTAGCCTCATGAATATGTAGACGCCGGCGGCAACCATTGTGGCCGAGTGAAGCAGAGCGGAAACTGATGTGGGGCCGGTCATGGCGGTCAGCAACCAATCATTAAATGGGAATTGAGCGGACTTCGTGAAGGGACCAAGCAGGAACGCCAACAAAACTATTACTGTTCCAGCCACTCCAAGGACGCTAGTTAAGTGAGCCCAATTTATCGTGTTGAAGTCGAGGCTGCCGCCGAATATCCCTATCGCAGCCAATGCGCCGAGCATCGGCATGTCTCCGAACCTTATCGTGACGATTGCCCTATACGCTGCATAGATGGAGTAGTCCAAGCAGGCTTACCAAGCACAGTGTCGCCCACTTTTCCAACGAATGATGTCTCATCATCATCCCTGAACCAATTGCCTATCAATGCCCAGGAGCTAAGTCCCAATCCCTCCCATCCTATGAACATGAGGAGCAGGTTATTGGAGTAGACGAGTAAGAGCATGGATGCAGCGAATGTGTTGTAGAAGAACCAGAACCAGCCTAATCTATAGTCATCAGCCATATACTCAAGGCTATAAACGCCGATCGCGAATGCGAGCCAAGCCGTCAATAAACCCATGTACCTGCTTAGGAAGTCCACCACGAATGATACATACGCCGTGAACACGTTGGGCACCGAGATCCATGGGTATGAGTATATAATTGTCCTCAGGGGGTAGGCCAGCGCTATGTAGGTCGATGCCAGGGCCGCTATGCCAAGCCCAATCACGGCGAGGTACTCCAATGGCCGTGCCTTATGATTATCCTGCTCCATTGCCCAGTATATGGATATGGGGGCAGCTAATAGCGTTGGGACAACGGTCATTAACGCCACCAGCACAGGAATTAGGGACTCATACATGCATGATCACCCCAATCGCGCTTAGTATAGAGTGTATTAATGTGGTCGATATTGGCGGGAACAATAATATGACGCTCGTCAAACCAAGCACGTAGAGCGGCACCACCAGCTTATTGCTTGGAGTAGTCTTGGTGTAAGGCCACCTGGGTTGCCCGTAGAAAACCTCCTTCAATGCCCAGAAGCCGTAGGTTCCGGTAAGGAGGAATAGGAACGCTAAGCCCACGAATGCCCATAAAGTATTGAGGCTGAGCCCAAGCGTCGTCAATAGCCCCAGGAAGAGGAAGAATTCGCCGAGCAAGCCAACCGTGAATATTCCTGCCAGACTCATCCAGCCAAGAAGCGCCGCGCCGCCTATTGATGGTATATATCTCTGTAGACCGCCCATTTTAGACATGTCCAACATATCGTATTGAACTATTATTGCCCCAGCAGTCATGAAGAGCACGGCCTTACCTAATTGATGGGCAATGAAGTGGAGCGTTAAGCCAACTATTCCATACGTGCCCAGGGTGAGCCCAGCCAATAGGTAAGCCATGTTAGCTACCGTGGAGTAAGCCAATAACCACTTGTAGCTATGTCTTTGCCTAAACACGGCGAAGCTGACCAGTATTCCGCCTATTATTGCATAAGCGAGGAGGGGAGTCCGTATCGATATTATGAAGTAGGACGATATCAAGTAGAGCCTGGCCAATATATATGATGCCAAGCCAACCACTGATATTATGAGGGCTGCGACCGGCGTTGGATGCATGCCGTGGGCCCAAGGCAACCAGACATGCGGACCAAAGCTGGGCAGCTTTATGAGCATCCCTATCAATATCAATATCCAAGCAATGGGGGGTATATACCTTATCGTGGCTAGATTCATGGTGCCCGTGGTTAATGCCACTATCACTGCGCCGACCAGGAACAAAACGCTCGCCACATGGGTGTAAATGAAGTAAAGCGTGCCTATCCACTGCCTTGTCTTGCCGTAGCCATCATAGCCATAGAAGTATATCAATAGGAAGGACGATATGAGCGATACCTCTAGGCCTATATACATTAATAATAGATTATAAGCGTATACTATCCATTCCATGGATATCCCGCATAAAATGAATAATGGATAATAAATGTTGAATTCCTCCGGTATGCCGAGGGCCCTGAACCTATGCTCCATATATGGCTCCGACACTATCGCAATCATGGCCGTAACCAATGCTATGGTGAAGCCGAAGGAATTGCTTAATCCATCATTTATGAGAAGCATGGAGCCAATGGGGCTCGGCAATCTACCGAGGGGAACTAAGTAATCGAAGTTAGCGAAAATGCCGTAAAGGGAGTAACCAATGAGGGGCAGGAACGATATGACGGCCGTGTAGAGGGACGCCCTCTTGCCGAGCACGGCAGTTAATCCAGCTGCGGCTATTGGAAGAGCTAGCGAGAATATGAGGATTGGATCGAATTGAAGCATCATGACGATTCACCTCCCGCTCGCAGGACATCCACGCCTATATTCCTGGTTATCTTATCAATGGATAATATGGCAACTATTAGGGCAATGAATTCCGTGGCCGAGGTGAGCACCGATATTATGGTTACGCCGAACGCTATAAGGGGATCAACCATATATAGCGCAACCAAGGCGAGGAAAATCGAGTTAAACATTAATTCGAGCCCAATTAATAGGCGGACCAAGTCATGTGAATTAGCCACAACGACGTAACCCACGCCTAGCACTGTTATCGATGAAACGAAGAGCGATACTGCATCTATCATGGTTGGGTCACCCTCAGGTAACGGGTTGCTATTATCATTATGAACGAGAACAAGACTATCAAAGTTACCAGCAGGAAATCAAGGTAACTATTGCCCAATACTGTTGACACTAATTGAGACGGCGAAATGCTGACGTATGCGGTGGGAGCCATGGAGTACTTGCTGAGCGCCACGAGGGAAGCCATGAGGAGCAGGATAACTAGGCCAAACCATGAGCCCTCAACCCTATGCTGAATTGGTCTCCTATACGTGGCGGCTAACACGACGGTTATCGTTATTGTCGCGCCAACATATATCAGCACTATTAGCGTAAATGATAGTATTCCATACACCACAGCGAAGGCCGTGGCCGATAGCGATGATGCAATGGCTAGGAATAATGCCGCATAGAAGTTATCCCGTGACAAGAGAACGCCAATCGATGAGAGCACCACCAAGACTTCCAGCACTATAAGGGAGAACGTGGTCAGGAGCACGCGGAATCACCTCTTAGGAGTAGGCCTAGTATTTTACACATGAGTAGGCCATTTACATACATATTTTTTAAGGATTGCGTGCCATCAATGGCAACCCCAAGATGGAGCAGAAATTTGTAACTGAAAATAACAATTGAAAATAATTGGATCCACGCAGTCCTTAATTCTTCCATAGTAAACAATAAAGATCGCAAAAGATGCGCCCTAAACAAGTTTGCTTTAAGTATAATTGCCGTGCCTACCTAGAGCCAAGGTTCTAGGGTAAAGCTTTAATATTCTAGTAAATGCCCCCCAACAAGGTGTTTTAAGTATGGCCAGTCTAACCCTAGTAGCGGAGATACTTCCGGTTATAATCTCCATACTCGGCATAATATACGGCGCATGGGCAGCATCATGGGTGCTCAAACAGGATGCCGGCACGGATAAAATGAGGGAAATAAGCAATCTAATAGCCGAGGGAGCTAAGACCTTCCTATTGAGGGAGTACAAGACCATTTTGCCGATTGGGGTCGCGCTAGCCATTCTAATAATGGGTGCATACTACATAGGCTTCAGCGATAATGTCCTAGTGGCGGTTCTAGCAATGGTATCCTTCGCATTGGGAGCGCTGGGAAGCGGCATGGCTGGATATATAGGCATGTACGTCACCACGAGAAGTGCCTCCAGAACCGCTCAAGCAGCAAGCAAGGCCGGGCTAAGCGGGGCATTAGCCGTATCGTATAGGGCCGGCAGCGTCATGGGAACTATGCTGGCCAGCATAGCCCTCCTAGTAGTATCAATACTCTTCATAATATACAGGTCGGTTACGACCCTCTGGGGAGAGGCACTCATCGCCGCCGCATTCGGCGCAAGCCTAATGAGCCTCTTCATAAGGGTGGCCGGAGGAATATATACTAAAGCAGCTGACTGGGGCGCAGACATAGTGGGCAAGATGGAGGCCGGCATACCGGAAGATGATCCACGAAACCCAGCAACAATTGCTGATAACGTGGGAGATAACGTGGGGGACGTGGCTGGAATGGCAAGCGATGTATATGAGAGCCTAGTAGTGGTGCTAACCGGAACACTGCTCCTCACCGCGGTATTCCACATGCCGCTAAGATTCACCGTGTTCCCATTGCTGGTGACTACGGCCGCCTTAATAAGCACATTAATAGGCATGCAAGTAGTTAGGGGAAAGGCCGAGGGCGCCGCCGGCGCAATGAGGAAGCTTAATACGTCTCTCTACACCACGGTCACGGTTACGGCGGTGCTAGTCATAATCGGCGGAGCACTGATATTCCATAGCGTCACCGTGATGGCTGCCGTGGTGATCAGCGACATACTTGGCATGTTAACCGCAATAGCCGTCCTCCATATAACAGAGAATTATACCCATTATACCCATGAGCCTGTGAAGAACATAGCGAAGCAAGCCACCATAAGCGCATCAAATGTAATAGTGACGGGGTACTCATATGGGCTCATTAGCGCGGTGCCCGTGCTGCTCGTGGTTGCGCTAGTTCTTGGAGCGAGTTTCGCGTTGGGCTATTACTTGATAGGGGTGCCTAATCCATTCATGGCCGGCATATATGGTACAGCAATGGCATCCACGGGGCTCCTCTCCATAGCCGGCATAGTAATTACCATTGATTCCTTCGG belongs to Thermocladium sp. ECH_B and includes:
- a CDS encoding NADH-ubiquinone oxidoreductase, which translates into the protein MMLQFDPILIFSLALPIAAAGLTAVLGKRASLYTAVISFLPLIGYSLYGIFANFDYLVPLGRLPSPIGSMLLINDGLSNSFGFTIALVTAMIAIVSEPYMEHRFRALGIPEEFNIYYPLFILCGISMEWIVYAYNLLLMYIGLEVSLISSFLLIYFYGYDGYGKTRQWIGTLYFIYTHVASVLFLVGAVIVALTTGTMNLATIRYIPPIAWILILIGMLIKLPSFGPHVWLPWAHGMHPTPVAALIISVVGLASYILARLYLISSYFIISIRTPLLAYAIIGGILVSFAVFRQRHSYKWLLAYSTVANMAYLLAGLTLGTYGIVGLTLHFIAHQLGKAVLFMTAGAIIVQYDMLDMSKMGGLQRYIPSIGGAALLGWMSLAGIFTVGLLGEFFLFLGLLTTLGLSLNTLWAFVGLAFLFLLTGTYGFWALKEVFYGQPRWPYTKTTPSNKLVVPLYVLGLTSVILLFPPISTTLIHSILSAIGVIMHV
- a CDS encoding potassium transporter, producing MASLTLVAEILPVIISILGIIYGAWAASWVLKQDAGTDKMREISNLIAEGAKTFLLREYKTILPIGVALAILIMGAYYIGFSDNVLVAVLAMVSFALGALGSGMAGYIGMYVTTRSASRTAQAASKAGLSGALAVSYRAGSVMGTMLASIALLVVSILFIIYRSVTTLWGEALIAAAFGASLMSLFIRVAGGIYTKAADWGADIVGKMEAGIPEDDPRNPATIADNVGDNVGDVAGMASDVYESLVVVLTGTLLLTAVFHMPLRFTVFPLLVTTAALISTLIGMQVVRGKAEGAAGAMRKLNTSLYTTVTVTAVLVIIGGALIFHSVTVMAAVVISDILGMLTAIAVLHITENYTHYTHEPVKNIAKQATISASNVIVTGYSYGLISAVPVLLVVALVLGASFALGYYLIGVPNPFMAGIYGTAMASTGLLSIAGIVITIDSFGPVSDNASGLAEMSGLPEEVREATDALDAIGNTTKATTKGYAIASAGLAALVLFIGXVYEVIERIMPGYPVASPEVLHTILLNTSVLRPDLLVGAFIGAAIVYTFSSRTLMSVSRTAMELVEEIRRQFREIPGILEGKNKPNYARAIDIVTSHALREFMVPGLMAVIVPILVGLLLGWVALVGLILGTIMLGFPRALLMANAGGAWDNAKKYIEAKMDPSLGGKGGPAHKNAVIGDIVGDSFKDTTGPSLNPLIKVVNTVSVVFAAAVVSTNAALGIKMGLFSYMLLTIIAKFILALL